From the genome of Arvicola amphibius chromosome 9, mArvAmp1.2, whole genome shotgun sequence, one region includes:
- the Rhag gene encoding ammonium transporter Rh type A, producing MRFKFSLMAIGLEVIIIVLFGLFVEYETTQQVNATRSTKTDQFLQLYPLFQDVHVMIFVGFGFLMTFLKKYGFSGIGFNLFLAALGLQWGTIVQGLLHDKGQKFHIGIKNMINADFSTATVLISFGAVLGKTSPVQMMIMTILEIAVFAGNEHLVTSLFRASDTGASMTIHAFGAYFGLAVAGVLYRPGLRWEHKNEESVYHSDLFAMIGTLFLWIFWPSFNSAIAVTGEKQYRAIINTYLSLAACVIVAYALSSLVERRGRLDMVHIQNATLAGGVAVGTCADMEIPLFAAMAIGSIAGIISVLGYKFLSPLLANKLMIKDTCGVHNLHGLPGVFGGLASILAIYLGKSTVSTMAMQAAALGSSIGSAVVGGLVTGLILKLPIWDQPPDEYCFDDSVYWKVPKVRELDPQFFQHANHNHLEHEV from the exons ATGAGGTTTAAATTCTCTCTCATGGCCATAGGCCTGGAAGTTATTATAATTGTcttatttggattatttgttgaATACGAGACGACCCAGCAGGTCAATGCTACAAGATCCACAAAGACGGACCAATTTCTTCAGTTGTATCCCT tGTTCCAAGATGTCCATGTCATGATATTCGTTGGGTTTGGCTTCCTCATGACCTTCCTGAAGAAATATGGCTTCAGCGGTATTGGTTTCAACCTCTTTCTCGCTGCTCTGGGCCTTCAGTGGGGCACGATTGTGCAGGGACTCCTCCATGACAAAGGACAGAAATTTCACATTGGAATCAAAAA TATGATAAACGCAGACTTCAGTACAGCCACTGTTCTGATTTCTTTTGGCGCTGTTCTGGGTAAAACAAGCCCCGTCCAAATGATGATCATGACAATTCTAGAAATTGCTGTCTTTGCTGGCAATGAACATCTGGTTACTAGCCTGTTTCGG GCCTCTGACACTGGGGCATCAATGACAATCCATGCTTTTGGAGCCTACTTTGGCTTAGCTGTAGCAGGTGTCTTATATCGGCCTGGCCTCCGATGGgaacataaaaatgaagaatcTGTGTACCACTCTGACTTGTTTGCCATGATAG GAACACTTTTCCTTTGGATATTTTGGCCCAGCTTTAATTCAGCCATTGCTGTAACTGGGGAAAAACAGTACAGGGCCATTATCAACACTTATTTGTCCCTTGCTGCCTGTGTGATCGTAGCCtatgccttgtccagccttgttGAACGCCGAGGCAGGCTGGATATG GTTCACATTCAGAATGCCACTCTGGCAGGAGGTGTCGCTGTGGGCACATGTGCAGACATGGAAATCCCCCTCTTTGCTGCTATGGCCATTGGAAGCATTGCTGGGATCATCTCTGTGCTTGGATACAAGTTCCTTAGT CCACTGTTAGCTAATAAACTGATGATCAAAGATACATGTGGAGTCCATAACCTGCACGGCTTACCTGGGGTCTTCGGAGGCCTTGCCAGCATTTTGGCCATATACTTGGGAAAGTCTACAGT gTCTACCATGGCTATGCAGGCAGCAGCACTGGGTTCCTCCATTGGCTCAGCAGTTGTTGGCGGTTTGGTTACAG GTCTAATTCTGAAGTTACCTATCTGGGATCAGCCCCCTGATGAGTACTGCTTTGATGATTCTGTTTATTGGAAG GTTCCCAAGGTCAGAGAACTTGATCCTCAGTTCTTTCAGCACGCGAATCACAATCACCTGGAGCATGAAGTCTAA